A genomic region of Elaeis guineensis isolate ETL-2024a chromosome 9, EG11, whole genome shotgun sequence contains the following coding sequences:
- the LOC105052092 gene encoding B3 domain-containing protein Os11g0156000 isoform X2 has protein sequence MPINPVRYHPPRAWSWEPPMNPHHHYQVEQEEAQYERELMFEKPLTPSDVGKLNRLVIPKQHAEKHFPLDGDSGEKGLLLSFEDESGKSWRFRYSYWTSSQSYVLTKGWSRFVKEKQLDTGDVVLFERLRAGGDRLYIGCRRRGAPQATPARTVARPNSALPWTMYHTPVASPYLYVSSTQQDCVLHAGDQEEEAVEKAHAPSPAPANSKRLRLFGVNLDCGPERPEPQPVQPTSWFMGRGSSDASSSQL, from the exons ATGCCCATAAACCCCGTACGATACCATCCTCCACGAGCTTGGTCTTGGGAGCCACCCATGAATCCTCACCACCACTACCAAGTAGAGCAGGAGGAAGCCCAGTATGAGAGAGAGCTCATGTTCGAGAAGCCCCTCACCCCAAGCGACGTAGGCAAGCTCAATAGGCTAGTCATTCCCAAGCAGCACGCCGAGAAGCACTTCCCCCTCGATGGGGACTCGGGCGAGAAGGGCCTGCTTCTGAGCTTCGAGGACGAGTCGGGCAAGTCATGGCGCTTCCGCTACTCCTACTGGACCAGCAGCCAGAGCTATGTGCTCACCAAGGGGTGGAGCCGCTTCGTGAAGGAGAAACAGCTCGACACCGGCGACGTGGTTCTCTTCGAGCGCCTGCGGGCTGGCGGTGACCGCCTCTATATCGGTTGCAGGCGCCGCGGTGCTCCCCAGGCCACGCCGGCTCGGACCGTGGCCAGGCCCAATTCTGCACTACCCTGGACAATGTACCACACACCAGTGGCGAGTCCCTACTTGTACGTTAGCTCGACGCAACAGGACTGCGTTCTCCATGCAG GTGATCAAGAAGAGGAAGCAGTGGAGAAAGCTCATGCACCATCACCGGCGCCGGCAAACTCGAAGAGGCTGAGATTGTTTGGCGTGAATTTGGACTGCGGACCGGAGCGGCCGGAGCCACAGCCGGTGCAACCGACATCATGGTTCATGGGGCGCGGGAGCTCCGATGCCTCCAGCTCCCAACTATAG
- the LOC105052093 gene encoding pentatricopeptide repeat-containing protein At5g04780, mitochondrial, with amino-acid sequence MTIFIKTKTTYQGFFRYNSHVNQSMKMLIYTYRNFFCISYNFCGALNNGGADFEPSHKERKLVWVDTNTINVLGLQDLLHLCARKKLIVLGRSCHGLAIQAGLLTDILTCNILINLYSKCGHIEFARRVFDRMPVRSIVSWNTMIAGHTHYGEDREALKLFLQMHREGTTLSEFTLSSVLCACASRSAVIESKQLHALALKTAVDSNVFVGTAVLDVYAKCNMIDDACLVFDEMPEKSSVTWSSMVAGYVQNDLHEEALRLFHKAQQIGLELTQYTLSAILSACASLAATIEGTQLHAISIRSGLNTDVFVATALIDVYSRCGCVEEAYLVFAHMEDKNIVLWNAMIAGFSRHARFHEAMILFEKMQQLGMHPNEVTYISVLSACGHAGLVEKGHHYFDLLMRDNYVQHNVLHYSCMVDVLGRAGHIDEAWELIQKMPFKATASVWGSLLSSCRIHGNLKLAKTAAKHLFELEPNNAGNHVLLSNIYAANKKWGDVSMARKLLKDTGAKKDIGKSWIEVKGKVHIFVVGESNHARTTEIYAKLEDIGNEVKKLSHKAETQCDLHDVGEEQKEELLKHHSEKLALAFGLISLPPGMPIRINKNLRICGDCHSFIKLASRITGREIIVRDTNRFHHFKDAICSCRDFW; translated from the coding sequence ATGACAATATTCATAAAGACTAAAACTACTTATCAGGGCTTCTTTAGGTACAATTCTCATGTAAATCAGAGTATGAAAATGTTGATTTACACGTACAGGAATTTTTTTTGTATCAGTTATAATTTTTGTGGTGCACTCAACAATGGTGGTGCTGATTTTGAACCCTCACATAAAGAAAGAAAGCTTGTCTGGGTTGACACTAACACCATCAATGTATTAGGATTGCAAGATCTCCTTCATCTATGTGCAAGGAAAAAATTAATTGTGTTAGGGAGGAGCTGCCATGGTTTAGCTATTCAGGCTGGTCTGCTTACTGATATCCTCACGTGTAACATCCTGATTAACCTGTATTCCAAATGTGGCCATATCGAATTCGCTCGCCGTGTGTTCGATAGGATGCCTGTCCGAAGTATAGTTTCGTGGAATACCATGATTGCCGGACATACCCATTATGGAGAGGACAGAGAGGCACTGAAGCTTTTCTTGCAGATGCATCGAGAAGGGACGACGCTGAGTGAATTTACTCTATCAAGTGTCCTCTGTGCATGTGCTTCCAGATCTGCTGTTATTGAGAGCAAACAGTTACATGCTTTGGCACTTAAGACTGCAGTGGATTCCAATGTGTTTGTTGGAACTGCAGTTCTTGATGTCTATGCAAAATGCAATATGATCGATGATGCATGCCTGGTTTTCGATGAAATGCCAGAAAAGTCATCGGTCACATGGAGTTCAATGGTTGCAGGTTATGTGCAAAATGATCTTCATGAGGAGGCCTTGAGATTGTTCCATAAAGCACAGCAGATCGGATTGGAGTTGACACAGTATACACTATCTGCTATTCTTAGTGCCTGTGCAAGCCTAGCAGCAACAATTGAAGGGACACAGTTACATGCAATTTCAATACGAAGTGGTCTAAATACTGATGTCTTTGTGGCCACTGCTCTTATTGATGTCTACTCCCGGTGTGGATGTGTAGAGGAGGCTTACTTAGTTTTTGCACATATGGAAGACAAAAACATTGTGTTGTGGAATGCCATGATCGCTGGGTTTTCCAGGCATGCTCGTTTCCATGAAGCCATGATACTTTTTGAGAAGATGCAGCAGCTGGGAATGCATCCAAACGAGGTTACCTACATCTCAGTGCTATCTGCATGTGGTCATGCTGGTTTAGTTGAAAAGGGCCATCATTATTTTGATCTATTGATGAGGGATAACTATGTGCAACACAATGTCCTTCACTATTCTTGCATGGTTGACGTTCTTGGCCGGGCTGGACACATTGATGAAGCTTGGGAATTAATTCAGAAAATGCCATTTAAGGCGACTGCTTCAGTGTGGGGATCTCTGCTCAGTTCCTGCAGGATCCATGGCAATCTCAAATTGGCTAAAACTGCGGCTAAGCATCTTTTTGAGCTCGAACCCAATAATGCAGGAAATCATGTTTTGCTTTCAAATATATATGCTGCAAACAAAAAATGGGGAGATGTTTCAATGGCAAGGAAGCTTTTGAAAGATACTGGTGCAAAAAAGGATATTGGAAAGAGTTGGATAGAAGTGAAGGGCAAGGTTCACATTTTTGTTGTTGGAGAGAGTAACCATGCCAGAACCACCGAGATCTATGCTAAATTGGAGGATATTGGGAATGAGGTGAAGAAGTTGTCTCACAAAGCTGAGACTCAATGTGACCTTCATGATGTAGGGGAAGAACAGAAGGAGGAGCTGTTGAAGCACCACAGTGAGAAGTTGGCACTTGCTTTTGGTCTCATTAGCTTGCCTCCTGGGATGCCAATCAGGATAAACAAGAATCTTAGAATCTGTGGAGACTGCCATTCTTTTATAAAGTTAGCATCAAGGATTACTGGTAGGGAAATTATTGTCAGAGATACTAATCGGTTTCATCATTTCAAGGATGCGATTTGTTCCTGCAGGGACTTCTGGTAA
- the LOC105052092 gene encoding B3 domain-containing protein Os11g0156000 isoform X1 gives MPINPVRYHPPRAWSWEPPMNPHHHYQVEQEEAQYERELMFEKPLTPSDVGKLNRLVIPKQHAEKHFPLDGDSGEKGLLLSFEDESGKSWRFRYSYWTSSQSYVLTKGWSRFVKEKQLDTGDVVLFERLRAGGDRLYIGCRRRGAPQATPARTVARPNSALPWTMYHTPVASPYLYVSSTQQDCVLHAGSFGDQEEEAVEKAHAPSPAPANSKRLRLFGVNLDCGPERPEPQPVQPTSWFMGRGSSDASSSQL, from the exons ATGCCCATAAACCCCGTACGATACCATCCTCCACGAGCTTGGTCTTGGGAGCCACCCATGAATCCTCACCACCACTACCAAGTAGAGCAGGAGGAAGCCCAGTATGAGAGAGAGCTCATGTTCGAGAAGCCCCTCACCCCAAGCGACGTAGGCAAGCTCAATAGGCTAGTCATTCCCAAGCAGCACGCCGAGAAGCACTTCCCCCTCGATGGGGACTCGGGCGAGAAGGGCCTGCTTCTGAGCTTCGAGGACGAGTCGGGCAAGTCATGGCGCTTCCGCTACTCCTACTGGACCAGCAGCCAGAGCTATGTGCTCACCAAGGGGTGGAGCCGCTTCGTGAAGGAGAAACAGCTCGACACCGGCGACGTGGTTCTCTTCGAGCGCCTGCGGGCTGGCGGTGACCGCCTCTATATCGGTTGCAGGCGCCGCGGTGCTCCCCAGGCCACGCCGGCTCGGACCGTGGCCAGGCCCAATTCTGCACTACCCTGGACAATGTACCACACACCAGTGGCGAGTCCCTACTTGTACGTTAGCTCGACGCAACAGGACTGCGTTCTCCATGCAGGTAGCTTCG GTGATCAAGAAGAGGAAGCAGTGGAGAAAGCTCATGCACCATCACCGGCGCCGGCAAACTCGAAGAGGCTGAGATTGTTTGGCGTGAATTTGGACTGCGGACCGGAGCGGCCGGAGCCACAGCCGGTGCAACCGACATCATGGTTCATGGGGCGCGGGAGCTCCGATGCCTCCAGCTCCCAACTATAG